DNA sequence from the Coregonus clupeaformis isolate EN_2021a chromosome 13, ASM2061545v1, whole genome shotgun sequence genome:
TTAGATGCACTGCACCTATTATGTACAACCACCCTACAGACAAACCTCGGTTTGACAAATATTGATTCGTTGTGAAAACATGTGCAATGGCCAATGTTATAAGCAATAAAAAGATATGATGACATCTGTCCCCAATCAGATGTCGATGTGTTAGGTCTACCGAGGGTGTGTTGGCTATGGGCATACAGATATTGCACGTGGACTATTGTACTTATAAGCAGGTAGTGTTGTGTGTGGCGAATGTAAGGAGTTTACCACTTTAAACATTTAGAGTGCCTTGTCACACTGGGAATATGTGATACTGTCTGGGCGCGTTCATTTGGAAAACTTTGGCTGACACTATTTTGCTGTTTTTGTCTTGAATTCAATATGCACACATGTGAGGGTTATTCTCTACTGCTGGTGTATTATTTATGGCAGATTACGCCACATAGCTCGCATAACCAGGCATACGCGTGCGTTATTGAGTGGGCGATAGCTCACGTTTCGCTGTCAATGGTGCTGAAAATGCAGGCGCTGAATTACACAGAGCTGTCCACTCATTCCAGCCTTTCTCCCTCGTAATAAAACGTTAATTAATCACAAAATCAGCTCACTTTCACTTGCCCCAAAGTTTTACAGACTAAGGGGACAGTTTCAACATAGTTTTGAAGGTGCAGAGACGCAGTAAGTCAGTAGCCTACCACGTTTTGGCATCATTCTGATGAACATTCAACAACCTTTGATAAACATTATTCCCAATGAATCGAATCAATACGGTGACATTAGGAGTAGTTAGTTTCCTTACCCCTATTGTACTGACACAGAACAGGTATTTGCCTATTGAGTCAGGGGGCTAGGCTACTCTGAATACTTTATGAGCAACACCGAGTAACTGCACAAGACATGTCCCACTGgaaacacactggttgaatcaacgttgaaccaacgtggaataaaATTGACTTCAGATGAATTGACGTCTGCCCAGTGGGGTACACTTATAAACGCATCTATTATAATAAAAAGGGTGTAATATGAGGCCTTTACTATACAGTGAAGGCTACTACCTCCATATTAAAGGTGCATCAATACTGTGCATGTAGCTCTGGCACAATCCACTTTTAGAGAGATTGAACGGCTATATTTTGAGAAGAGATAGGCATATCCTAATGCTATCATCAGTAAAAGATGCAACAAGATGACAGTTATTCACTACACATGAAATGCAAAACAAAACACTTACAAAGCTTTTCGGCATAGTCAGTAAAATGGTGATGTGCTTGTAACTACTTGTTAGGCTATAACACTAAAAGGTTTGCCTATACATCACTTGGTGTCCTTTGTCTCAGAGAAAAGTTGGAAGATACACATCCACAACAACACGCGAGTCTCATAGATTTCTGAATGTCGGGATTTCTGAAAGCATAAATGATGGGGTTTATCATAGAGTGACAAATGGCCGGGAGAGCGGTGACGTAGGTATAGATAGGGGGGTATCCGATGTCCGCCACCAGAGAGTACATGGCGAAAGGGATCCAGCACAATGCAAAGGTGCCAAGGATAATGGAGAGGGTGGATACCCCTTTagtggtgggggaggaggagtgggaggtaTTCATGAACTGCTGCTGCACGGCGATTTGCTGTGCATGCCGAAAAGCAATCTTGCAAATCTGGAGGTATAGTTGCAAAATAAGTGCAAATACAAAAAGAAAAGTCACCGCCAGTGCGGCGGCGTGATTTTTATCAATGGGGGCGCAAATGCTGCAAGTCGTCTCATCCTCAAGGCAGTTCCATCCCATGATCGGTAGCGCGCCCAGAGTGATGCTAGTCACCCAAATGAGCACCAGGGTGACGATGGTAAAAATCGCCGTTCTTTCCGTGTGGTAAGTCAGTGCGTTGTAAAGGGAGAGGTATCTATCCACAGTGATTGCCAGGATATTGAGAATGGAGGCCGAAAAAGCAGTGATGAGCAGTCCAGCTGATAGCAGCGTCACGAATCCCGTATCAAAAATGTAGGTGATGGTGAAATTCACTATCAAACCAAGCCCCGCCAGTAGGTCCGCGAAAGCCAAACTCCCTATCAACACGAACATGGGCGCTTTCAGGGTGGGCGTGTAAATAATTAAGGCAAGGACGATTGCATTTTCGCAGGACATTAGGGTTCCCGTGACACACAGGACTATATCCCAGGGGTTGACGCTTATGGCCACCGGTTCCAGCTCGAACTGGAATGATGGAGGTGGCGTGGAATTCCCTCCTTCTTGAACATCCCAGGTTGAGGAAGAGGTGTTTTTGAATTGGTTACTCATTGCTGCGGCAGAGAGTGAATCATCactgagaaagacagagaaggGGATGGGGCGCGAGATAGAGACAATTTCAGAGTGATCACCGGTGGAAATATACAGTGTAAAGACATTTGCGTTCAAGAGTGTATCTTACATATTTCCAAATAAAACATGTGACTCATTAGACTGCCGCACGCTAAATTGCGAAGTGAATGCATGGCTAAAATGCCACCTTTTACGCATAAAGGATAGGTGCGGATTATCCCCAAATTAGTCCAATCACAACAGTAAAGCTGTGTTGTTAGTGTAGGCTACTTACGATTTCCTCCGTTGACCCTCAACATATAGAGCAAAGAGTTAAATTGAAATGAGAGCCCCTCTGTAGGGAGTATTGACATCACGCATTGGCTGTTTGAGCAGAAATTTAATGAAAGGATAAACATGGAAATGAATGGGTTGTCTTTGATCTAATTTTAGATCTATGTCATTTCGATTAGTAATAGGATGCTCAAACATTAGATATGGGTTGTTCCACACATGTAGACTATTTGTACCCTCTCGCGTGGTTATAAAGGAATTCTAAGGTCAAAAAACAAATCATGACATTTCTGTGAGAAAGTGGTTCTCTAGTCTATAATTTCTCTGTACTCTAAACACGGACATCACATAATATGTAGATATATAAGCTGATCACTAACCAGAGCATCCATGCCTGTCACTATCAGTCAGTCAAGTGATGTTGCGATGGCTTGTTGAGGTCTACCCAGACGCATTCCTTGACAGCTGTTCACGGGGAAGATGGAGACTTGGAGCGCGCAGGTGGAGACTATAACCAGTATCCGCAGGCGCCGATGTATAACTTcacccctctttttctgttgttgtCGTTATTgtaataacaaatattttgtttCTCACAGGAGGACATTAAGACTTGGGTGACACACCGCTAGTGATGTTGGCAATTCGCTGGCATTGACTCTTGCTTGTTTCAATCCTATTGGTCCTGTGGATTATTCTCCAAATGACGTCAAGTGCTCCCTCTCCATTCTTTATTCGATGTGTGATTCAGAGCCCCCCCCCCCTTCATTAGCATACCAGTATGGGTAGACAACTGTTGTAATCCTAGAACCTGTAGGTGGCAGTATATTACTTGAAAGGCCCTGTTTGCCAAAAAAACATCCAGATTTTGCTATGTCTATAATTTAGATAGCTGACAATTCAACTCCATCAGAaacttccttcaccatggagtTGAGTTTAGTCAGCTATAATTTACTGAAACCACTGTCAAGCTTTAGCCTCAACATGGAACTGAAATGAAATAGCCGTCAAAATAGTGATTAGTAAGGCAGCTGAAATCTTTCGACCCCAAAAAGTTTGACCCCAACACTGGTGATTACAGAGTAACTCGATAGCTGGTTAAAAAGGACTTAAACTTGTTGACATGCCTGTCAAAAACAAATTGACATTTCCCCTTATgttgggaattgtgatcgaatcaacgcagtATTAACCACTTTCAATGTAatataccgaaacaaaacgaactatgcaagatttAGTATGCAGAACTAACTGTGAAAGAGCACATTgaagtaggattctattgcattgacaggcacgactcaggcccatactctacacaggcaggtgcgccataaccaatcagagctgcagtaggcctatatgcaaatagccattgccatatactgtatggatctgtgccatttactttgaactggactgtgtttaggcTACAGCGGTCGCAAGTAGATGCGCTTGTCTTGAGATCAAAGTGAGAACTGCATGTTGCCacgtgcacatttgttcatattctttgctagttagtgagttattagcccagttatagctaagTTCTAGTCAACAGTGGGTGAGTGTTTGTTTCcaacaagagcacaaaatgtgtgcatttctagccatctttgaaaagcaagtcaagTAAAGAGCATTTTTTAATGTCTTAAAAGggaagtgttgtattttgagactgtcttgaataagctaagtataCAATAGGCAGAAGGTTGcgtaatttgtctgattctctgtaataatggtatgggaataataatgaatgTTATTTTGTAAAGGgatttcttgcatcaaacacaacattTCCAGACACCTCCTTGTCTgtaggacaagtggataaacaggttaatgtcaagccctgcatgtttttttcaaaggtctcatggaatgtaggcctacattgaacaccacacattgactGCTACTGTAGGCTAAATGATAGAACAGTTATT
Encoded proteins:
- the LOC121579636 gene encoding G-protein coupled receptor 12-like, which produces MLCDDSLSAAAMSNQFKNTSSSTWDVQEGGNSTPPPSFQFELEPVAISVNPWDIVLCVTGTLMSCENAIVLALIIYTPTLKAPMFVLIGSLAFADLLAGLGLIVNFTITYIFDTGFVTLLSAGLLITAFSASILNILAITVDRYLSLYNALTYHTERTAIFTIVTLVLIWVTSITLGALPIMGWNCLEDETTCSICAPIDKNHAAALAVTFLFVFALILQLYLQICKIAFRHAQQIAVQQQFMNTSHSSSPTTKGVSTLSIILGTFALCWIPFAMYSLVADIGYPPIYTYVTALPAICHSMINPIIYAFRNPDIQKSMRLACCCGCVSSNFSLRQRTPSDV